In the Theobroma cacao cultivar B97-61/B2 chromosome 1, Criollo_cocoa_genome_V2, whole genome shotgun sequence genome, one interval contains:
- the LOC18612183 gene encoding endoplasmic reticulum-Golgi intermediate compartment protein 3: MGVKQALKSLDAFPRAEEHLLQKTQSGALVSIVGLVIMAALFFHELTYYLTTYTVHQMSVDLKRGETLPIHINMTFPSLPCDVLSVDAIDMSGKHEVDLDTNIWKLRLNSLGQIVGTEYLSDLVEKEHAAHKHDDEKEHHDDSDKKLHALGFDQEAENMIKKVKQALANGEGCRVYGVLDVQRVAGNFHISVHGLNIYVAQMIFGGATHVNVSHMIHDLSFGPKYPGLHNPLDGTVRILHDTSGTFKYYIKIVPTEYRYISKEVLPTNQFSVSEYFSPMHEFDRTWPAVYFLYDLSPITVTIKEERRSFLHFITRLCAVLGGTFALTGMLDRWMFRLIEGLTKPSHKGVLR, translated from the exons ATGGGCGTGAAGCAAGCATTAAAAAGCCTGGATGCCTTTCCTCGTGCGGAGGAACATTTGTTGCAGAAGACGCAATCAGGGGCATTAG TCTCGATCGTTGGTTTAGTGATAATGGCTGCGCTGTTCTTTCATGAGCTTACGTATTATCTTACTACATATACTGTTCATCAG ATGTCTGTAGACTTGAAACGTGGAGAAACACTTCCAATTCACATTAATATGACATTTCCTTCATTACCTTGTGATG TCTTAAGTGTAGATGCCATTGACATGTCAGGCAAGCATGAAGTGGATCTTGATACTAACATATGGAAA CTTCGCCTGAACAGTCTTGGTCAAATCGTTGGCACTGAATATTTGTCTGACCTTGTGGAAAAGGAGCATGCAGCTCACAAGCACG ATGATGAGAAGGAACATCATGATGATTCTGATAAAAAGCTTCATGCACTCGGCTTTGATCAAGAAGCTGAAAATATGATCAAGAAGGTGAAGCAAGCATTGGCTAACGGAGAAGGATGCCGG GTTTATGGGGTATTAGATGTTCAAAGGGTGGCTGGAAACTTCCACATTTCAGTTCATGGGTTAAACATTTATGTTGCTCAAATG ATCTTTGGAGGAGCAACACATGTCAATGTAAGTCATATGATTCATGATTTATCATTTGGGCCAAAGTATCCAGGACTTCACAACCCACTTGATGGTACAGTGCGGATTCTGCATGACACAAGTGGAACATTCAAGTATTACATAAAG ATTGTCCCTACTGAGTACAGATATATCTCAAAGGAAGTTTTGCCAACAAATCAATTCTCCGTCTCAGAATATTTTTCCCCTATGCATGAATTTGATAGGACATGGCCAG CTGTTTACTTTTTGTATGATCTGTCACCAATCACTGTGACAATAAAAGAAGAGCGCCGAAGCTTTCTCCATTTCATCACTCGACTTTGTGCAGTATTGGGTGGAACATTTGCCTTAACAG GAATGCTAGATCGTTGGATGTTTAGGCTTATTGAAGGGCTGACTAAACCAAGCCATAAAGGTGTATTACGGTAG